One Pantoea eucalypti genomic region harbors:
- the hemG gene encoding menaquinone-dependent protoporphyrinogen IX dehydrogenase, whose protein sequence is MKALILYSTRDGQTKKIASSIAEMIRQHQPCDVLDIQDAALPDWAQYDRVLIGASIRYGHFQPVVDKFVKLHLPALQQRTSGFFSVNLTARKPEKRSPETNAYTQKFLASSPWQPDCCAVFAGALYYPRYRWFDRVMIQLIMRMTGGETDSTKEVEYTDWQQVRTFANDFAQLPGKS, encoded by the coding sequence ATGAAAGCGCTGATTCTCTATTCCACCCGCGACGGACAAACAAAGAAGATTGCCTCTTCTATAGCCGAGATGATCCGTCAGCACCAGCCATGCGATGTGCTGGATATTCAGGATGCCGCTCTGCCTGACTGGGCGCAGTATGATCGCGTGCTGATTGGCGCCTCTATTCGCTACGGTCATTTCCAGCCGGTCGTCGATAAGTTCGTAAAGCTTCACCTCCCTGCATTGCAGCAGCGTACCAGTGGTTTCTTTTCGGTAAACCTCACGGCGCGCAAACCTGAGAAGCGTTCTCCTGAAACGAATGCTTATACGCAGAAGTTCCTTGCCAGCTCGCCGTGGCAACCTGATTGCTGTGCCGTGTTTGCGGGCGCGCTCTATTATCCGCGCTATCGCTGGTTTGATCGCGTCATGATTCAGTTGATTATGCGTATGACTGGCGGTGAGACCGATTCCACAAAAGAAGTGGAGTACACGGACTGGCAGCAGGTACGCACTTTTGCTAATGATTTTGCACAGTTACCAGGCAAATCGTAG
- the fadA gene encoding acetyl-CoA C-acyltransferase FadA, with protein MENVVIVDAVRTPMGRSKGGAFRNVRAEDLSAHLMREILSRNPAVDPTSLDDIVWGCVQQTLEQGFNIARNAALLAEIPHSVPATTVNRLCGSSMQALHDAARAIMVGDAQCCLIGGVEHMGHVPMNHGVDFHPGLGRTVAKAAGMMGLTAEMLARMHHISREQQDAFALRSHQRAWQATQRGDFATEIVATYGHDSDGILKRYDFDEVIREETSAEGLAALKPAFDPVNGTVTAGTSSALSDGAAAMLVMSESRARELGLTPRARIRSMAVVGCDPSIMGYGPVPASKLALKRAGLSVSDIDVFELNEAFAAQTLPCIKDLGLLELMDDKVNLNGGAIALGHPLGCSGARISTTLLNIMERRDARFGLATMCIGLGQGIATVFERL; from the coding sequence ATGGAAAATGTGGTGATTGTTGATGCGGTGCGCACGCCAATGGGACGTTCAAAAGGCGGAGCCTTTCGGAACGTGCGCGCTGAAGACCTCTCTGCGCACCTGATGCGCGAAATTCTGAGCCGCAACCCGGCAGTGGATCCGACTTCGCTCGACGATATCGTCTGGGGCTGCGTACAGCAGACGCTGGAACAGGGATTTAATATCGCGCGTAACGCCGCGCTGCTGGCCGAAATCCCGCACTCTGTACCGGCCACTACCGTTAACCGGCTGTGCGGTTCGTCAATGCAGGCGCTGCACGATGCGGCCCGCGCCATTATGGTGGGCGATGCACAGTGCTGCCTGATCGGTGGCGTGGAGCACATGGGGCACGTGCCGATGAATCACGGTGTGGATTTTCATCCCGGCCTGGGACGCACCGTCGCCAAAGCCGCAGGCATGATGGGCTTAACTGCCGAGATGCTGGCACGTATGCATCATATCAGCCGTGAGCAGCAGGATGCGTTTGCCCTGCGTTCGCACCAGCGCGCATGGCAGGCCACCCAGCGCGGCGACTTCGCCACTGAGATTGTCGCCACTTATGGACACGACAGCGACGGCATTCTTAAACGCTATGACTTTGATGAAGTGATCCGCGAGGAGACCAGCGCCGAAGGACTGGCGGCGCTCAAACCCGCCTTCGATCCGGTGAATGGCACCGTCACGGCGGGCACGTCGTCGGCGTTGTCAGATGGTGCAGCCGCCATGCTGGTCATGAGTGAATCACGCGCCCGTGAACTGGGGCTGACGCCACGCGCCCGCATCCGCAGCATGGCAGTGGTTGGCTGTGATCCGTCGATTATGGGCTACGGACCGGTTCCGGCCAGCAAACTGGCATTGAAACGGGCGGGGTTAAGCGTCAGTGATATCGACGTGTTTGAGCTGAACGAAGCCTTTGCCGCGCAGACGCTGCCCTGCATCAAGGACTTAGGTTTGCTGGAGCTGATGGATGACAAGGTGAATCTGAATGGCGGTGCGATTGCTTTAGGCCATCCGCTGGGCTGTTCCGGCGCGCGCATCAGCACCACACTGCTGAATATTATGGAACGACGCGATGCCCGTTTCGGACTCGCTACCATGTGCATCGGACTGGGTCAGGGAATTGCGACCGTATTCGAGCGTCTGTAA
- the fadB gene encoding fatty acid oxidation complex subunit alpha FadB produces the protein MLYQGANLTLHWLDDGIAELVFDAAGSVNKLDTQTVASLGEAIAVLEQQPDLRGLLLSSAKPAFIVGADITEFLSLFNAPTEKLSQWLSYANSIFNRLEDLPVPTLAAIDGYALGGGCECVLATDLRIATADARIGLPETKLGIMPGFGGSVRLPRLLGADSALEIIAAGKDVDGNAALKLGLVDAVVAREKLREAGITMLKAAATDGSWRARRAPKLAPLKLSPIEAAMSFSIAKAMVLQTAGKHYPAPLMAVKTIEAAASLGRDDALKLETAAFVPLAQSDEARALVGIFLNDQYVKGLAKKRGSESGAPAQAAVLGAGIMGGGISYQSAWKGVPVRMKDINPQALTLGMNEASKLLNKLLERGKIDGNKLASVIATIQPTLDYAGFDQADVVVEAVVENPLIKAKVLAETEQHLREDAILASNTSTIPISQLAQALQRPENFCGMHFFNPVPRMPLVEVIRGEKTSEATLSKVVAWASKMGKTPIVVNDCPGFFVNRVLFPYFAAFNLLLRDGADFRQIDKVMEKQFGWPMGPSWLLDVVGIDTAHHAQSVMADGFPDRMKHDYRDAIDLLFDAGRFGQKNGKGFWRWEEDKKGKLKKVPAAEVDTLLQQVCQPARVFSDEEILNRMMLPMLNEVVRCLEEKIIASPAEADMALVYGLGFPPFRGGAFRYLDTLGNSNVVDQARRYSALGGLYALPALLVQKAHQHESWYPAAKPIDEAALKSA, from the coding sequence ATGCTCTACCAAGGCGCTAACCTTACACTTCACTGGCTGGACGATGGTATCGCCGAGCTGGTTTTTGACGCTGCAGGCTCAGTCAACAAGCTTGATACGCAAACTGTCGCCAGTCTGGGCGAGGCAATTGCAGTGCTGGAGCAGCAGCCAGATCTTCGCGGCCTGCTGTTGAGCTCCGCTAAACCTGCTTTTATTGTGGGTGCGGATATCACCGAGTTCCTTTCACTGTTTAATGCACCCACCGAAAAGCTGAGCCAGTGGCTGAGCTATGCCAACAGCATCTTCAATCGTCTGGAAGATTTACCCGTGCCGACCCTGGCCGCCATTGACGGCTATGCGCTGGGTGGCGGATGTGAGTGTGTGCTGGCAACCGATCTGCGTATTGCTACTGCGGACGCCCGCATTGGCCTGCCGGAAACCAAACTTGGCATCATGCCTGGCTTTGGTGGCAGCGTGCGGTTGCCACGCCTGCTGGGTGCCGACAGTGCACTGGAAATTATTGCGGCGGGCAAAGATGTTGATGGCAATGCCGCCCTGAAACTCGGTCTGGTCGATGCCGTGGTCGCTCGCGAAAAACTGCGCGAGGCGGGGATCACCATGCTCAAAGCCGCCGCCACTGATGGCAGCTGGCGCGCGCGCCGGGCACCGAAACTGGCTCCGCTGAAACTCAGCCCGATTGAAGCAGCCATGAGCTTTTCTATTGCGAAAGCGATGGTGCTGCAGACTGCAGGTAAACACTATCCCGCCCCGCTGATGGCAGTGAAAACCATTGAAGCGGCGGCCAGCCTTGGCCGTGACGATGCATTGAAACTTGAAACCGCGGCGTTTGTGCCGCTGGCGCAGTCTGATGAAGCTCGCGCTCTGGTCGGCATCTTCCTTAACGACCAGTACGTCAAAGGCCTGGCGAAAAAGCGTGGCAGCGAAAGCGGCGCCCCCGCTCAGGCGGCAGTACTGGGCGCAGGCATTATGGGTGGCGGCATCAGCTACCAGTCTGCGTGGAAAGGCGTGCCGGTCAGAATGAAAGATATCAACCCACAGGCGCTAACCCTGGGGATGAACGAAGCCAGTAAGTTACTTAATAAGCTGTTAGAACGCGGCAAAATCGACGGCAACAAACTCGCCAGTGTGATCGCCACTATCCAGCCCACACTCGATTATGCCGGTTTTGATCAGGCCGATGTGGTGGTGGAAGCCGTGGTTGAGAACCCGCTGATCAAGGCCAAAGTGCTGGCTGAAACCGAACAGCATCTGCGTGAAGACGCGATTCTGGCCTCCAATACCTCGACCATTCCTATCAGCCAGCTGGCGCAGGCGCTGCAACGCCCGGAAAACTTCTGTGGCATGCACTTCTTCAATCCGGTGCCACGTATGCCGCTGGTTGAAGTGATTCGTGGCGAGAAAACCAGTGAAGCCACGCTGAGTAAAGTGGTGGCCTGGGCCAGCAAAATGGGCAAAACCCCTATCGTGGTGAATGATTGTCCCGGCTTCTTTGTTAACCGGGTGCTGTTCCCCTACTTCGCCGCTTTCAACCTGCTGCTCCGCGACGGCGCTGATTTCCGCCAGATTGATAAAGTAATGGAAAAACAGTTCGGCTGGCCGATGGGTCCCTCCTGGCTGCTGGATGTGGTAGGCATCGATACCGCACATCACGCGCAAAGCGTCATGGCGGACGGTTTCCCGGATCGTATGAAGCATGACTATCGTGATGCGATTGACCTGCTGTTTGATGCCGGTCGTTTTGGCCAGAAAAATGGCAAAGGTTTCTGGCGCTGGGAAGAGGATAAAAAAGGCAAGCTGAAGAAAGTGCCCGCTGCAGAGGTGGACACACTGCTGCAACAGGTCTGTCAGCCCGCGCGGGTCTTCAGTGACGAAGAGATCCTGAACCGCATGATGCTGCCGATGCTGAATGAAGTGGTGCGCTGCCTTGAAGAGAAGATTATCGCCTCACCCGCTGAAGCAGATATGGCGCTGGTATACGGCCTTGGCTTCCCGCCGTTCCGTGGCGGCGCATTCCGCTATCTCGATACCCTGGGCAACAGCAATGTGGTCGATCAGGCACGCCGCTATAGCGCGCTCGGTGGGCTCTATGCCTTGCCTGCGCTGCTGGTGCAGAAAGCCCATCAGCATGAAAGCTGGTATCCCGCCGCTAAACCGATTGATGAAGCCGCGCTGAAAAGCGCCTGA
- a CDS encoding IMPACT family protein, protein MEAFDIPAVPVSSSEETIKKSRFITLLAHTEGAEAARAFVQQVKNEHPAARHHCWAWVAGAPNDSQQLGFSDDGEPSGTAGKPMLAQLMGADIGEITAVVVRYYGGIMLGTGGLVKAYGGGVQQGLKLLPRQRKVPMKLFTLQCDYPQLSDVERLVQRFDGKVTDSQFQDRIALTLAVPYGQIDGFKKNLSDFSRGALSLIPLTP, encoded by the coding sequence ATGGAAGCCTTTGATATTCCCGCGGTGCCCGTGAGCAGCAGTGAGGAGACGATCAAAAAGAGTCGCTTCATTACGCTGCTGGCGCACACCGAGGGGGCAGAGGCGGCGCGCGCCTTTGTCCAGCAGGTCAAAAACGAGCATCCGGCTGCCCGGCATCACTGCTGGGCATGGGTCGCGGGCGCGCCGAATGATTCTCAACAGCTCGGCTTCTCTGATGATGGTGAACCTTCGGGTACAGCAGGGAAACCGATGCTGGCGCAGCTGATGGGCGCGGATATTGGCGAGATTACTGCCGTGGTGGTGCGTTACTACGGCGGCATCATGCTGGGAACCGGCGGCTTAGTGAAAGCCTATGGTGGTGGCGTTCAGCAGGGGCTTAAGCTGCTGCCACGACAGCGCAAAGTGCCGATGAAGCTGTTCACTCTGCAATGTGACTATCCACAGCTCAGTGATGTTGAACGGCTGGTACAGCGTTTTGACGGTAAGGTGACCGACAGTCAGTTTCAGGATCGCATTGCGCTGACGCTGGCTGTACCTTACGGACAAATCGACGGTTTTAAAAAAAATCTGTCAGACTTTAGTCGGGGTGCATTATCGCTGATCCCGCTCACACCCTGA
- the trkH gene encoding Trk system potassium transporter TrkH, with product MHFRAITRIVGLLVILFSVTMILPGLVALIYRDGAGRAFSQTFMMALVIGSLLWWPNRKKKTELKPREGFLIVVLFWTVLGSVGAMPFIFAEQPHLSVTDAFFESFSGLTTTGATTLVGLDSLPKAILFYRQMLQWLGGMGIIVLAVAILPILGVGGMQLYRAEMPGPLKDNKMRPRIAETAKTLWLIYVLLTVACALALWLAGMPAFDAIGHSFSTIAIGGFSTHDASIGYFHSGTINTIVAVFLLISGCNYGLHFAMLSGRNLRVYWRDPEFRMFIGVQLTLVLICTLVLWFHNVYDSGWQTLNQAFFQVVSMATTAGFTTDSISRWPLFLPVLLLCSAFIGGCAGSTGGGLKVIRILLLCKQGNRELKRLVHPNAVYTIKLGNRALPERILEAVWGFFSAYALVFLVSMLAIIATGVDDFSAFAAVAATLNNLGPGLGVVADNFASMNDVAKWILISTMLFGRLEVFTLLVLFTPTFWRE from the coding sequence ATGCACTTTCGCGCCATTACCCGCATAGTCGGTCTGCTGGTGATCCTCTTTTCAGTGACGATGATTTTGCCCGGCCTGGTCGCATTGATTTATCGCGATGGCGCGGGGCGGGCGTTTAGCCAGACCTTTATGATGGCGCTGGTGATCGGCTCGCTGCTGTGGTGGCCGAATCGCAAAAAGAAAACCGAACTCAAACCGCGGGAAGGGTTTCTGATTGTCGTGCTGTTCTGGACGGTGCTGGGCAGCGTAGGGGCCATGCCCTTTATCTTTGCCGAACAGCCCCATCTTTCCGTGACGGATGCGTTCTTTGAATCTTTCTCTGGCCTGACAACGACCGGGGCCACTACGCTGGTGGGGCTGGACTCGCTGCCTAAAGCCATTCTCTTCTATCGACAGATGCTGCAGTGGCTGGGCGGTATGGGAATCATCGTGTTAGCGGTGGCGATATTGCCGATTCTGGGCGTCGGAGGTATGCAGCTCTATCGCGCTGAAATGCCGGGGCCGCTGAAAGATAATAAAATGCGGCCGCGTATTGCCGAAACAGCGAAAACACTCTGGCTGATCTATGTTCTGCTGACGGTGGCCTGTGCGCTGGCATTGTGGCTGGCAGGCATGCCGGCCTTTGATGCTATTGGTCACAGCTTCTCGACCATCGCGATTGGCGGCTTCTCAACCCATGATGCCAGCATCGGCTATTTTCACAGCGGCACTATCAATACTATCGTGGCGGTGTTTTTGCTGATCTCAGGCTGTAACTACGGCCTTCACTTTGCCATGTTAAGCGGGCGCAATCTGCGCGTGTACTGGCGCGATCCTGAATTCCGCATGTTTATAGGCGTTCAGCTGACGCTGGTGTTGATCTGCACGCTGGTGCTCTGGTTCCACAATGTTTACGACAGTGGCTGGCAAACGCTAAACCAGGCCTTTTTCCAGGTCGTTTCCATGGCCACCACGGCAGGATTCACGACCGACAGCATCTCACGCTGGCCCTTGTTCCTGCCGGTGCTGCTGTTGTGCTCCGCCTTTATCGGCGGCTGTGCCGGTTCAACCGGCGGTGGCCTGAAGGTTATCCGCATCCTGCTATTATGCAAGCAGGGTAACCGTGAGCTTAAGCGTCTGGTTCACCCGAATGCGGTCTACACCATTAAGCTGGGGAATCGGGCGTTGCCTGAGCGTATCCTTGAGGCCGTATGGGGATTCTTCTCGGCTTATGCGCTGGTGTTCCTGGTCAGCATGCTGGCGATCATTGCCACCGGTGTCGATGACTTCTCGGCATTTGCTGCCGTTGCCGCGACGCTGAATAACCTCGGGCCCGGTTTAGGGGTTGTGGCCGATAACTTCGCTTCAATGAATGACGTGGCGAAATGGATTCTTATCTCCACCATGTTGTTCGGGCGTCTCGAGGTATTTACCTTGCTGGTGCTGTTCACGCCTACTTTCTGGCGTGAATAA
- the birA gene encoding bifunctional biotin--[acetyl-CoA-carboxylase] ligase/biotin operon repressor BirA — MKDNSIPLKLVDILSDGEFHSGEQLGETLGMSRAAINKHIQTLKSWGLDVYTVTGKGYSLSAPMQLLDEQAIVAQVKQGNISVIPVIDSTNQYLLERMHEMESGAACIAEYQQAGRGRRGRQWFSPFGANLYMSMYWRLEQGPAAAMGLSLVIGIIIAETLRSLGADDVRVKWPNDIYLNDRKLAGILVELTGKTGDAAHIVMGAGINLAMRTADASQINQGWINLQEAGVSVNRNELAAHLINNLREALPLFEQEGLTPFVTRWMVLDNFIHRPVKLLIGEREVHGIARGIDSQGGLLLEQDGEIKAWVGGEISLRPL; from the coding sequence ATGAAAGACAACAGTATCCCGCTAAAGCTGGTCGATATTTTATCTGACGGTGAGTTTCATTCTGGCGAACAGCTGGGTGAAACACTGGGCATGAGTCGCGCAGCCATTAACAAGCATATCCAGACCTTAAAAAGCTGGGGACTTGACGTTTATACCGTGACAGGGAAGGGCTACAGTCTCTCTGCCCCGATGCAGCTGTTGGATGAGCAGGCAATTGTCGCTCAGGTTAAGCAGGGCAATATCTCTGTTATCCCGGTGATTGACTCCACAAATCAGTATCTGCTGGAACGCATGCATGAGATGGAGTCGGGTGCTGCCTGTATCGCTGAGTATCAGCAGGCTGGTCGTGGCCGTCGTGGGCGTCAATGGTTCTCTCCCTTTGGCGCTAATCTCTACATGTCTATGTACTGGCGTCTGGAGCAGGGACCCGCTGCGGCGATGGGTCTTAGTCTTGTGATTGGTATTATCATTGCTGAGACATTACGTTCATTAGGGGCTGATGATGTTCGCGTCAAATGGCCCAATGATATTTACCTTAACGATCGCAAACTGGCAGGTATTCTGGTCGAACTGACCGGTAAAACGGGTGATGCCGCGCATATCGTCATGGGGGCCGGGATTAACCTTGCTATGCGTACAGCCGATGCATCGCAGATTAATCAGGGCTGGATTAACCTGCAGGAAGCCGGTGTATCCGTTAACCGCAATGAGCTGGCCGCCCATCTGATAAATAATCTGCGCGAAGCCCTGCCGTTGTTTGAGCAGGAAGGGTTAACGCCCTTTGTTACACGCTGGATGGTGCTGGATAACTTTATTCACCGGCCTGTTAAATTGCTCATTGGTGAACGTGAAGTGCATGGTATTGCGCGGGGCATTGACAGTCAGGGTGGCCTGTTACTTGAGCAGGATGGCGAAATAAAAGCCTGGGTGGGCGGAGAAATATCTCTACGTCCTCTCTGA
- the fre gene encoding NAD(P)H-flavin reductase yields the protein MTTLSCKVTSVEAITDTVYRVRLIPEAEFSFRAGQYLMVVMDERDKRPFSLASTPMEKDIIELHIGASDLNLYAMAVMDRIRNDRQITVDMPHGDAWLREESTKPLILIAGGTGFSYARSILLTALAEQPERDIAIYWGGRELKHLYDMDELDALAVKHPNLKVIPVVEQPEAGWQGRSGTVLTAVMQDFSTLSEHEIYIAGRFEMAKIARDRFCAERGAVESQMYGDAFAFI from the coding sequence ATGACAACGTTAAGCTGTAAAGTAACTTCAGTTGAGGCGATTACCGACACGGTCTATCGCGTTCGCCTGATCCCTGAAGCGGAATTCAGTTTTCGCGCGGGACAGTATCTGATGGTAGTGATGGATGAGCGCGACAAGCGTCCGTTCTCACTGGCTTCAACGCCGATGGAAAAAGATATCATTGAGCTGCATATCGGCGCGTCCGATCTGAACCTCTATGCCATGGCCGTTATGGATCGCATCCGTAACGATCGCCAGATCACGGTTGATATGCCGCACGGCGACGCCTGGTTGCGCGAAGAGAGCACTAAGCCGCTGATTCTGATTGCGGGCGGCACCGGTTTCTCCTATGCCCGTTCAATTCTGCTTACCGCGCTGGCGGAACAGCCAGAGCGCGATATCGCCATTTACTGGGGCGGACGTGAGCTCAAGCATCTGTACGATATGGACGAGCTGGATGCGCTGGCAGTCAAGCACCCGAACCTGAAGGTGATCCCGGTCGTCGAGCAGCCCGAAGCGGGCTGGCAGGGTCGGTCAGGCACGGTCCTGACAGCCGTGATGCAGGACTTCAGCACGCTGAGCGAGCATGAGATCTACATCGCCGGACGGTTTGAGATGGCGAAGATTGCCCGCGATCGTTTCTGTGCCGAGCGTGGCGCCGTAGAGTCACAGATGTATGGCGATGCGTTTGCCTTTATCTGA
- the pepQ gene encoding Xaa-Pro dipeptidase codes for MDSLKTLYHAHIATLQQRAQQVLARNKLDAMLIHSGELLTVFLDDHTYPFKVNPQFKAWVPVTQVPNCWLWIDGVNKPKLWFYSPVDYWHNVEPLPDSFWTEDVEVIGLKNADEIAQLLPAQRDNVAYIGPINARAAQLGIASGNINPKAVIDFLHFHRSIKTDYELACLRQAQKLAVAGHRAAKEAFSAGLSEFDINQAYLTATGHRDTDVPYGNIIALNEHAAVLHYTRLDHQPPAKRHSFLIDAGAEYLGYAADLTRSYAAQSSSLYARMVEAMNAEELALIATLKAGVRYTDYHLQMHQRIAKMLLKFELVQGISEEALVAEDLTGPFMPHGLGHPLGLQVHDVAGFMQDDQGTHLAAPAQYPYLRCTRVLQPGMVLTIEPGFYIIDSLLAPLRAGRFSQHFNWQAIDALRPYGGIRIEDNVVIHAHRVENMTRDLHLA; via the coding sequence ATGGATTCACTGAAGACCTTGTATCACGCGCACATCGCCACGTTGCAACAACGGGCGCAGCAGGTGCTGGCACGCAATAAACTGGATGCGATGTTGATCCATTCCGGTGAGTTGTTGACGGTGTTTCTGGATGACCACACCTATCCGTTTAAGGTGAATCCGCAGTTCAAGGCCTGGGTGCCGGTGACACAGGTTCCCAACTGCTGGCTGTGGATTGATGGTGTGAACAAACCGAAACTGTGGTTCTACTCTCCGGTGGATTACTGGCATAACGTTGAACCTCTGCCGGATAGCTTCTGGACTGAAGATGTCGAGGTTATCGGCCTGAAAAATGCGGATGAGATTGCGCAGTTGCTGCCTGCACAGCGTGATAATGTCGCTTATATCGGCCCGATCAACGCACGGGCGGCACAGCTTGGTATCGCCTCCGGCAATATCAATCCTAAAGCGGTGATCGACTTCCTGCATTTCCATCGCAGTATCAAAACAGATTATGAACTCGCCTGTCTGCGCCAGGCGCAGAAGCTGGCAGTGGCGGGTCATCGCGCAGCGAAAGAGGCGTTCTCGGCGGGTTTAAGCGAGTTCGATATCAACCAGGCGTATCTGACCGCGACCGGTCATCGCGATACCGATGTGCCGTACGGCAATATCATTGCGCTGAATGAACACGCTGCGGTGCTGCACTACACCCGGCTGGATCATCAGCCGCCGGCGAAACGCCACAGCTTTTTGATTGATGCGGGCGCTGAGTATCTTGGCTACGCCGCCGACCTGACCCGCAGCTATGCGGCGCAGAGCAGTTCGCTCTATGCCAGAATGGTTGAGGCGATGAACGCGGAAGAGCTGGCGCTGATCGCCACGCTGAAAGCGGGCGTGCGCTACACCGATTATCATCTTCAGATGCATCAGCGTATTGCGAAGATGTTGCTGAAGTTTGAGCTGGTGCAGGGCATCAGCGAAGAAGCACTGGTGGCTGAAGATCTGACCGGACCATTTATGCCGCATGGGCTGGGGCATCCACTGGGTCTGCAGGTGCATGACGTGGCGGGTTTTATGCAGGATGATCAGGGCACGCATCTGGCCGCGCCTGCGCAATATCCTTATCTTCGCTGCACCCGCGTGCTGCAACCGGGCATGGTATTAACCATCGAGCCAGGCTTCTATATTATTGACTCATTACTGGCACCACTGCGTGCAGGCCGTTTCAGTCAGCACTTTAACTGGCAGGCTATCGATGCACTTCGGCCTTATGGCGGAATTCGTATCGAGGATAACGTGGTGATCCATGCGCATCGCGTTGAGAACATGACCCGCGATCTGCATCTGGCCTGA
- the murB gene encoding UDP-N-acetylmuramate dehydrogenase — translation MSSQHPSLKADNTLGLEVHTQKRIVAETPAAILAAWQASQRDQTPFMVLGEGSNVLFLDDFAGTVVLNRIKGINIQDEYEYWKLHVGAGENWHQLVKSTLEKGITGLENLALIPGMTGSAPIQNIGAYGVELKDVCEYVDVLNLDSGETERLDREACEFGYRDSIFKHRYQRGYVIVAVGIILPKQWQPVLTYGDLKTLNPVTASAWDVYHAVCQMRQSKLPDPKVTGNVGSFFKNPVVTEAQCSALLAHFPAMPHYLMPNGETKLAAGWLIDQCQLKGYRIGGAAVHQQQALVLINADNATPDDIVALAKTVRAKVGEKFDVWLEPEVRFIQAQGECNAVGVIA, via the coding sequence ATGTCCAGCCAGCATCCTTCCTTAAAAGCCGACAATACGCTTGGGCTTGAAGTACATACCCAGAAACGCATCGTTGCTGAGACGCCAGCTGCCATTCTGGCTGCATGGCAGGCCAGCCAGCGTGATCAAACCCCTTTCATGGTGCTTGGTGAAGGCAGCAATGTCCTCTTTCTGGATGATTTCGCTGGTACTGTGGTACTTAACCGCATTAAAGGCATCAACATTCAGGATGAGTATGAGTACTGGAAGTTGCATGTCGGAGCAGGTGAGAACTGGCATCAGCTGGTTAAGAGCACACTGGAAAAAGGGATCACTGGCCTGGAGAATCTGGCATTAATCCCTGGAATGACGGGTTCTGCACCGATTCAGAACATTGGTGCCTATGGTGTGGAATTAAAAGATGTCTGCGAATATGTGGATGTGCTTAACCTGGACAGTGGTGAGACAGAGCGTCTCGATCGTGAAGCCTGTGAATTTGGCTATCGTGACAGCATTTTCAAGCATCGCTATCAGAGAGGTTATGTCATCGTCGCGGTCGGGATAATCCTGCCTAAACAATGGCAGCCCGTATTGACCTACGGTGATCTGAAGACTCTGAATCCGGTAACGGCTAGCGCCTGGGATGTTTATCACGCGGTGTGCCAGATGCGGCAGAGCAAATTACCGGATCCAAAAGTGACCGGGAATGTAGGCAGCTTCTTCAAAAATCCGGTCGTTACCGAGGCGCAGTGCAGCGCCTTGCTGGCGCATTTTCCAGCTATGCCACACTATCTGATGCCGAATGGTGAAACCAAGCTGGCAGCCGGATGGCTTATCGATCAGTGTCAGTTGAAAGGTTATCGTATCGGCGGTGCCGCCGTTCATCAGCAACAGGCTCTGGTGCTGATTAATGCTGATAATGCCACACCTGACGATATCGTTGCGCTGGCAAAAACCGTGCGTGCGAAGGTGGGTGAAAAGTTTGATGTCTGGCTGGAGCCTGAGGTGCGTTTTATTCAGGCACAGGGCGAGTGCAATGCTGTCGGGGTAATCGCATGA